One window of the Diospyros lotus cultivar Yz01 chromosome 12, ASM1463336v1, whole genome shotgun sequence genome contains the following:
- the LOC127787708 gene encoding E3 ubiquitin ligase PQT3-like isoform X1, whose protein sequence is MSVYYKFKSAKDYDSIPIDGPFISVADLKEKIFESRHFGRGNDHDLAIANARTKEEYLDEATLIPRNSSVLVRRLPGQPCMRIVTEPIIEQDKPRMETKMSDGAQAVKTSYPRADSSGIGHPEDTEWDEFGNDLYAIPEVQPSLSSKLIRDASPPRKVEKDSKIKALVDTPALNWHRQTSDHFVTGRGFGWGMHGRGFGRGGFELKTPPQGYVCHRCKVPGHFIQHCPTNGDPNYDIKSVKPPTGIPRTMLMTTQDGSYALSSGAVAVLKPNEAAFEKKIKGLPSTRSVGNLPPEFHCPLCKQIMKDAVLTGKCCFRSFCDKCIRYHISSKSMCVCGTTNILADDIFPNLTLRETINRTLVSYNNNANGGSASQVREMDSKIPQPEMELKIPSATCDFVSMKEPAFQGSALPADEGGQQKPVCGEAGKKKKKKKAHFSVNATELEWKNSQDHAANYMMNQGHAAYDPYCSGTLAGMEGYAALYGSSLPYMGYSLGPLDIPFGIYPQDPFLEQGYMMPPVPSDRDVADFGGHLNAGPPIMTKEDFEAQKANMRRKCEIESKEVSKDVKFNSSGNVSSLKSKSVCYLLSKLPFSLHVLFYGEGSLSG, encoded by the exons ATGTCGGTGTATTATAAGTTTAAAAGCGCGAAAGATTACGACTCAATTCCAATTGATGGTCCTTTCATATCAGTTGccgatttgaaagaaaaaatatttgaatctaGGCATTTTGGCAGGGGCAACGACCATGATCTCGCTATTGCCAACGCCCGGACTAAAGAAG AGTACCTTGATGAAGCAACTTTGATTCCGAGGAATTCATCTGTTTTAGTTCGTCGACTTCCTGGACAACCTTGCATGCGCATAGTTACTGAACCAATTATTGAACAGGACAA GCCTAGGATGGAAACTAAAATGTCTGATGGTGCTCAGGCAGTGAAGACTAGTTACCCAAGAGCTGATTCATCTGGTATAGGACAT CCTGAAGATACAGAATGGGATGAATTTGGAAATGATTTATATGCAATTCCAGAGGTTCAACCTTCTTTGTCTAGCAAGCTAATACGGGATGCTTCCCCTCCTAGAAAAGTTGAGAAGGACAGCAAGATCAAAGCTTTAGTTGATACCCCAGCACTGAATTGGCATAG GCAAACTTCTGACCATTTTGTCACTGGTAGAGGTTTTGGATGGGGTATGCATGGACGTGGTTTTG GTCGAGGTGGTTTTGAGCTGAAAACTCCTCCACAGGGCTATGTGTGCCACAGGTGTAAGGTGCCTG GGCATTTTATTCAGCACTGCCCTACTAATGGGGATCCTAATTATGATATTAAAAGTGTTAAACCTCCAACTGGTATACCAAGAACTATGTTAATGACAACTCAAGATGGCTCATATGCGTTGTCAAGTGGAGCTGTTGCTGTTTTGAAGCCAAATGA AGCtgcttttgaaaaaaaaattaaaggattGCCTTCCACTCGTTCTGTTGGCAATCTTCCGCCTGAATTTCACTGTCCTTTGTGCAAACAAATTATGAAAGATGCAGTGCTGACTGGAAAGTGCTGTTTTAGAAGTTTCTGTGACAAGT GCATAAGATATCACATCTCGTCTAAGTCAATGTGTGTTTGTGGGACCACAAACATACTTGCTGATGATATTTTTCCAAACCTGACTTTAAGAGAGACAATTAATCGAACATTGGTGTCCTATAACAACAATGCGAATGGTGGTAGTGCTtcccaagtccgag AGATGGACTCTAAGATTCCACAGCCTGAGATGGAGCTGAAAATTCCATCAGCTACTTGTGATTTTGTGAGCATGAAGGAACCTGCTTTCCAGGGGAGTGCTCTACCAGCTGATGAAGGCGGCCAACAGAAGCCAGTTTGTGGTGAGGCAG ggaagaaaaagaaaaagaagaaagcgcACTTCTCAGTGAATG CTACAGAGCTTGAGTGGAAAAATTCTCAAGACCATGCTGCTAACTATATGATGAATCAGGGACATGCTGCCTATGATCCCTATTGTAGTGGTACGCTAGCTGGCATGGAAGGATATGCAGCCCTTTATGGTAGTTCCCTACCCTATATGGGTTACAGTCTTGGTCCTTTAGACATTCCATTTGGCATCTATCCGCAGGATCCATTTTTAGAACAAGGTTATATGATGCCTCCAGTTCCATCTGATAG gGATGTTGCAGACTTTGGGGGACACTTGAATGCTGGACCACCAATCATGACCAAGGAGGATTTTGAGGCTCAAAAAGCTAATATGAGGAGGAAATGTGAAATTGAGAG CAAGGAGGTCTCCAAAGATGTGAAATTCAACAGCAGTGGAAATGTTTCTTCATTGAAATCAAAATCTGTATGTTATTTGTTGTCTAAACTTCCTTTTTCACTTCATGTTCTTTTTTATGGAGAAGGTTCACTTAGTGGTTAA
- the LOC127787708 gene encoding E3 ubiquitin ligase PQT3-like isoform X2 translates to MSVYYKFKSAKDYDSIPIDGPFISVADLKEKIFESRHFGRGNDHDLAIANARTKEEYLDEATLIPRNSSVLVRRLPGQPCMRIVTEPIIEQDKPRMETKMSDGAQAVKTSYPRADSSGIGHPEDTEWDEFGNDLYAIPEVQPSLSSKLIRDASPPRKVEKDSKIKALVDTPALNWHRQTSDHFVTGRGFGWGMHGRGFGRGGFELKTPPQGYVCHRCKVPGHFIQHCPTNGDPNYDIKSVKPPTGIPRTMLMTTQDGSYALSSGAVAVLKPNEAAFEKKIKGLPSTRSVGNLPPEFHCPLCKQIMKDAVLTGKCCFRSFCDKCIRYHISSKSMCVCGTTNILADDIFPNLTLRETINRTLVSYNNNANGGSASQVREMDSKIPQPEMELKIPSATCDFVSMKEPAFQGSALPADEGGQQKPVCGEAGKKKKKKKAHFSVNATELEWKNSQDHAANYMMNQGHAAYDPYCSGTLAGMEGYAALYGSSLPYMGYSLGPLDIPFGIYPQDPFLEQGYMMPPVPSDRDVADFGGHLNAGPPIMTKEDFEAQKANMRRKCEIESMFSHYAPTRRKKNALTNRVIRICLSHSASK, encoded by the exons ATGTCGGTGTATTATAAGTTTAAAAGCGCGAAAGATTACGACTCAATTCCAATTGATGGTCCTTTCATATCAGTTGccgatttgaaagaaaaaatatttgaatctaGGCATTTTGGCAGGGGCAACGACCATGATCTCGCTATTGCCAACGCCCGGACTAAAGAAG AGTACCTTGATGAAGCAACTTTGATTCCGAGGAATTCATCTGTTTTAGTTCGTCGACTTCCTGGACAACCTTGCATGCGCATAGTTACTGAACCAATTATTGAACAGGACAA GCCTAGGATGGAAACTAAAATGTCTGATGGTGCTCAGGCAGTGAAGACTAGTTACCCAAGAGCTGATTCATCTGGTATAGGACAT CCTGAAGATACAGAATGGGATGAATTTGGAAATGATTTATATGCAATTCCAGAGGTTCAACCTTCTTTGTCTAGCAAGCTAATACGGGATGCTTCCCCTCCTAGAAAAGTTGAGAAGGACAGCAAGATCAAAGCTTTAGTTGATACCCCAGCACTGAATTGGCATAG GCAAACTTCTGACCATTTTGTCACTGGTAGAGGTTTTGGATGGGGTATGCATGGACGTGGTTTTG GTCGAGGTGGTTTTGAGCTGAAAACTCCTCCACAGGGCTATGTGTGCCACAGGTGTAAGGTGCCTG GGCATTTTATTCAGCACTGCCCTACTAATGGGGATCCTAATTATGATATTAAAAGTGTTAAACCTCCAACTGGTATACCAAGAACTATGTTAATGACAACTCAAGATGGCTCATATGCGTTGTCAAGTGGAGCTGTTGCTGTTTTGAAGCCAAATGA AGCtgcttttgaaaaaaaaattaaaggattGCCTTCCACTCGTTCTGTTGGCAATCTTCCGCCTGAATTTCACTGTCCTTTGTGCAAACAAATTATGAAAGATGCAGTGCTGACTGGAAAGTGCTGTTTTAGAAGTTTCTGTGACAAGT GCATAAGATATCACATCTCGTCTAAGTCAATGTGTGTTTGTGGGACCACAAACATACTTGCTGATGATATTTTTCCAAACCTGACTTTAAGAGAGACAATTAATCGAACATTGGTGTCCTATAACAACAATGCGAATGGTGGTAGTGCTtcccaagtccgag AGATGGACTCTAAGATTCCACAGCCTGAGATGGAGCTGAAAATTCCATCAGCTACTTGTGATTTTGTGAGCATGAAGGAACCTGCTTTCCAGGGGAGTGCTCTACCAGCTGATGAAGGCGGCCAACAGAAGCCAGTTTGTGGTGAGGCAG ggaagaaaaagaaaaagaagaaagcgcACTTCTCAGTGAATG CTACAGAGCTTGAGTGGAAAAATTCTCAAGACCATGCTGCTAACTATATGATGAATCAGGGACATGCTGCCTATGATCCCTATTGTAGTGGTACGCTAGCTGGCATGGAAGGATATGCAGCCCTTTATGGTAGTTCCCTACCCTATATGGGTTACAGTCTTGGTCCTTTAGACATTCCATTTGGCATCTATCCGCAGGATCCATTTTTAGAACAAGGTTATATGATGCCTCCAGTTCCATCTGATAG gGATGTTGCAGACTTTGGGGGACACTTGAATGCTGGACCACCAATCATGACCAAGGAGGATTTTGAGGCTCAAAAAGCTAATATGAGGAGGAAATGTGAAATTGAGAG